The genomic segment GATTCGTCTGTCTGCAGTTGGTGGAAGAACCCCTGAAGGAACGTTGTGCATGAGTAGACCAGCACAGAATCCACAATCTCTGAAGTGACTCACTCATTACAGTAGTCTTAAGATTTTATATCACTGGGGAcagttaaaatattttaaacccAAAAATGATTGATTCCTAAAAAGCAACAAAGCGTTTAAATAATGCCGGAAACAATAATCAAATCACCAAGgaacaaaatgaatatttcatcgCCACTGACTCTGGTAATCACAGTAAAGTGTTTCTTTACAGGAGAGCGTCATCGTAAAAACACTGGATCAAAGTTTTACTCTGGATATGATGTCGGATCAGTTATTGACAGTGTGGAAATAACAGTGTCATCACTTCGTCACAGGATGGAGATGGTATGATATCACAGTTCAAACTGCTTCTTGAccttgtgctaagctaagctagaTGCATCCtggatctatatatatacaggacacacactgatgaaagTGACGTCCATCTTCTTACCGGGAAGATTGACGCCACGTTTAAGTGTTTCTGTAAATCTAAATGCGGGTTGTTGGAATCTGAGAGGACCCAGGACATTTCCCTGAGGGACTCCAGCAGTTattaaacagaaaacatgagGTTTTACTGGAATGTTCAAGTGTTTCTTTGAGGATGAATGTTGTGTTCTGGTGTGACGTCACCATCATCTGCACGACGCTGTAGTTTAAAGCTTATATGTTTTACTGACAGAACAACTGAGATGAACAGATTCTACTCTGTACATTAGAGGGTATTTTACtgacttttaataaaaatgaaactgatCAGTGCAACACTTGCCTAATGATTTTCTtcatcataatatatatatgggcacggtggtgtagtggttagcaccttcgcctcacagcaagaaggttcttggtttggatcccggttcaaccagggcctttctgtgtggagtttgcatgttctccccgtgtatgcctGGGTTCTctccaatgttagctgggattggctccagcgaccccccgcgacccttaaatggataaagcggtagacgatgaatgatgatgatgctgatgatgataatatatatatataaactgtggTATATTATATGATTtgatattgtattatattgagGAGGGAATTGGATCAGACctcatgcatacatacacacacacacacacacatacacacacacacacatacataaacacacacacacacacacacacacacacacacacacacacacacacacacacacatacacacacacatacataaacacacacatacataaacacacacacacacacacacacacacacacacacacacacataaacacacacatacataaacacacacagagtccgGGCAGCAGGTGGAGGTGCGCACCTTTCACCCTCAGCTGGTGCAGTTCATCCTCCGTCCAGCGGCGGCAGCACCGAGCTGATCTCCGGTCAGACAGACGAAGAAGCGCACCGCGGTTCGACTACACTGGACTGCGCAGGCGCGGGCCCGTTGTCATCGCGACGGTTTGTTGTGTCTGACGCGAGAAGAGACTGAATCACCTGAAGACTCAGAGACCCGGAGCACGAGGAGCAGAGACCAGTCCAGGTGAGACTCACCTGAACCTCCTCTGAGCTGCGTTCAATAACAACACGTTCTGTGACGTTAGAAACAGTGTTTGTCTCAGATTTAACCGAAATACCGTAAAATGTTCACACGTGATTAACAGCATCTCACCTGGACTGCAGCTCAACCACATGTTGTTGATTCTCTGGTTTTCAGACAGAGTGAACATCCTGTGTGAAGAAGCGTCAGAAATGTCaagttttcatttaaagtttGAAAATTTAATGTCATCCCTGTGATGTACCAAAggatcaaagacacacacattcccgtgatctgtgatgtcatcgcatataacaggaagtgaatcctCCACAGAGGAGAGCACGTCTGGAGAacaagaaccagaaccagaaccagagccgGACCGAAACGAGAACAGTTTCTGAGGTTTGTatgaggccgacaacacgagGAGAacgagctcgttcattggttcattgGTCAACAACGTAACGCCTCATGTTtcctttgattttacacttttaaacgCTGCGTTTGATTTAAAtcgggtcaggggtcaggggtcaggggtcggaAAAGGGTTAGTTGTTGTCGATCATTAAATTTAACATCAGACGACGAaggttttaaaaacatataatcaCGACATCTCTTCTGTCGCCTCTGGACTTACAAGATTTAATATTGAAGTTATATTAAGTAATAAAGTGTCTCTGCATTGACTTTCTTTAAAACTCAGAATATAATTCACCTACAAAGACATTAATAATCAGACTCCATCATATCTGACAGATCATAGTTCATATTATCCCACAGATCACTTCTAGAGTCTATTAAcccaccctaaccctaacccttcacctaaccttcagccaccaggctcctcccctcgcAGACTCCTCCCCTCTCAGGCTCCTCCcttctggaaccagctcccaggTCTAAAACTTCCTCTTTGATGAAGATTATAGTTGGagctgaaccatctcttagttcTGCTGCTAGAGGCCGAGACTTctgggaactcccatcatgcaccactctctctctctctctctccctctctctctctctccctctctctctctcctgaccCTAACATGTCcgactgtccctttaaatccACCATACGAACAGGTCTGTCTAAAGCTGCTTCCTGTGTGACCTCATCAGGTGATGGCCACGTCAGAGCGTGATGTCATCGACTTCTCGGCGTTGAAGCGAGAGCTGCAGGCGGCGGTGGCGTCTGAGCAGAGATTCCAGCAGGAGAACGAGACGAAGCTGAGGGCCGTCAGTCAGGGAGTCGCCTCCTACCGGGAGTTCAGGTAACTGCACCAGTTACCCTGGAATGTCCTGGAACTCCTTCATGTAGAGACTCGGGAGTCTCCTGAAGGTCCTTGAATGAGTCAGAAGTCTGTGTTCGTGTCTCCGTCAGAGACCTGGTCCTGACCTGTCACCTGAAGCCTctggagaagaaagacaaagacagagctCCACGGAAACAACCCTGGAACCCCGTCGCCCCAAGCAACAAGTGATGTCACACAGATCACATCTACTCACTGACTGTTTTTTGGTTATTGAACTTTTGTTTCTGGAATCTTCATCCTTCACCAGATGATGAGGTTTGGGGTTTGCGTGGGACAGGGAGTGCTGTGTGATTTTacatcacaaataaaaagatGTAATAAAATGTGTGAGATGTGTCTTTGAATCGGATAACAAAACACCAGGAGAGAGAGTGACTCTGTGGCCGATGTTTTTTAATAAGGCCATATTTTGCAGACAAGATTTTTGTAgctatttttgttttaacaattTTAGCAATTTtcattattagatttttttgatgAAGTCTGGTATATACTATTAATGTTGGTTATTAATGAAGTCTGGTATATACTGTTAATATTAGTAGTTTTTAATAAAGTCTGgtatatactgtttatattgtaaatataaGAGTGTTTTATTATAGTGTTAATATTAGTAGTTTTCAATGGAGTCTGGTATATACTGTTAATATTAGGagtttttatatacatttatcaatTGATTTTGTGAAGTTTGTTTCACATCATTTCAAACATTGTCAGTTTTCATGAACTCTTATTCTCTCTGatgtaaaacaggaagtggtttttGCTCAGCATGTTcccacacagaggaggaagtaCGGGGATGAGGTCTCACTCTGAACTGATTGATGGAGACCAGAACTCTCACACTCCTGCTGACTGTCCCCGTGGTCCTTGAGTCCATCGGGACATGTCTGGTGGAGTTTGTATGGGTCTTTGAAACGGTTCCAGGCAGAGTTCAAAGTTTCAAGGGGTGCTGAAGAGTTTCCAGGATGTGTATGAGATCTGAATTGAAAACGATTTGTTGTGAAGAGTGAATGTTCTGTTAGAGCAGAGAGGATCTTTGGCTGCAGGTTTAATTGTGTGAGAAGAGTCAAAGAGctcaggcagagacagacacagagagagagagacagacagagagagagacacagagagagagagacagacagagagacagacacagagagagagagacagacagagagacagacacagagagagagagacagacagagagacagacacagagagagacagacagagagacagacacagagagagagagacagacagagagacagacacagagagagagagacagacagagagacagacacagagagagagagacagacagacagagagacagacagagagagagacagacacagagagagagagagacagacagagagacagacacagagagagagagacagacagagagacagacacagagagagagagagagacagacagagagacagacacagagagagagagagacagacagagagacagacacagagagagagagacagacagagagagagacacagagagagagagacagacagagagacagacacagagagagagagacagacagagagacagacacagagagagacagacagagagagacacagagagagagagacacagagagagagacagagagagagagacagagagagagagagacacagagagagagagacagacagagagacagacacagagagagagagacagacagagagacagacacagagagagacagacagagagacagacacagagagagagagacagacagagagacagacacagagagagagagacagacagagagacagacacagagagagagagacagacagacagagagacagacagagagagagacagacacagagagagagagagacagacagagagacagacacagagagagagagacagacagagagacagacgcagagagagagagagagacagacagagagacagacacagagagagagagagagacagacacagagagagagagacagacacagagagagagacagacagagagagagagacagacacagagagagagagacagacagagagacagacagagagagagagacagacacagagagacagacacagagagagagacagacagagagacagacacagagagagagacagacagagagacagacagagagagagacagacagacagagagagagagacagacacacagagagacagacagagagagagacagacagagagacagacagacagacagagagagagagacagacagagagagtcagacagacagacagacagacagacagacagacagacagagacagacagacagacagacagacagacagacagagactctgGGACCTGAGCAGCTTCTGGTGAGTTTCGCACTGAGTTTCTCTGATTGACTTTAACAGATGAGAGCTTCACGGCTGCTTCAGGGGCTGCAGGTTTTTACGACATCAGAAGAACAGCCTGGGCCGGACTTGTACTGACAGTTGGATTCGTCtctgataaaacattttgttgtttctgtggaTCCTCAGACTGAGAACATGAAATATCAGAGCGTTAACGACGACGTCACCAAGATTCTGGACGAAGCTCCGAACGCCAGAAAAGCTCTGATGGAGAATTATGACAACCTGCTGAAGGTGGCCGAGTACTGCCATGACAACTACCTCCAGgtcagtactactactactactactactactacaacctGCTGAAGGTGGCCGAGTACTGCCATGACAACTACCTCCAGgtcagtactactactactactactactactactacaacctTTTAAAGGTGGCCAAGTGCTGCCACGACGACCACCTCCAGgtcagtac from the Scophthalmus maximus strain ysfricsl-2021 chromosome 17, ASM2237912v1, whole genome shotgun sequence genome contains:
- the ccdc103 gene encoding coiled-coil domain-containing protein 103; this translates as MATSERDVIDFSALKRELQAAVASEQRFQQENETKLRAVSQGVASYREFRDLVLTCHLKPLEKKDKDRAPRKQPWNPVAPSNK